A single Deinococcus betulae DNA region contains:
- a CDS encoding metal-sulfur cluster assembly factor, producing MDAEQTTAAPAGLPTEEQVLEALKVVKDPEIPVNVVDLGLIYGVDVQDGGLVDITMTLTSVGCPVQDLIRADAEMAVGRLDGVNSVNVEFVWTPPWGPDKMTDDGKRQMRMFGFNV from the coding sequence ATGGACGCCGAACAGACCACCGCCGCGCCAGCGGGCCTGCCCACCGAAGAGCAGGTTTTAGAAGCCCTGAAGGTCGTCAAGGACCCCGAAATCCCGGTCAATGTGGTTGACCTGGGCCTGATTTACGGCGTGGACGTGCAGGACGGCGGCCTGGTGGACATCACCATGACCCTGACCAGCGTGGGCTGCCCGGTGCAGGACCTGATTCGCGCCGACGCCGAGATGGCCGTGGGCCGCCTGGACGGGGTGAACAGTGTCAACGTGGAATTCGTCTGGACGCCACCCTGGGGACCGGACAAGATGACCGACGACGGCAAACGCCAGATGCGGATGTTCGGCTTTAACGTCTAA
- a CDS encoding ROK family protein has protein sequence MTRTPWPASSPLLALDIGGTSLRAALVDGRRVIERRQTATPRPAAPDAVLDIVLELARPLAAQARAVGVACAGAVAGGRVTATAAHTFPGWVDIPLAETLGAGLGLPAAALNDARAAAWGEYVAGAGKGTTEFMFVTVSTGVGAGLVLGGRLHLAANGLDAELGFVQVPAVWGEGDPTPLGCLGPLEFETSGTALGAQAAALGLADARALCDAAETGHEAAGAAYDHSAALLAWKCADVAALLGVTRVALGGSVGLRPGYLARVRAALTCFPVRYQPELVHAALGADAGLIGAALWASREA, from the coding sequence GTGACCCGTACCCCCTGGCCTGCCTCTTCTCCGCTGCTGGCCCTGGATATCGGCGGCACCAGTCTTCGGGCGGCGCTTGTGGACGGCAGGCGCGTGATCGAGCGGCGCCAGACCGCCACGCCGCGTCCCGCCGCACCAGACGCCGTGCTGGACATCGTTCTGGAGCTAGCCAGGCCCCTGGCCGCGCAGGCGAGGGCCGTGGGCGTGGCCTGCGCCGGGGCCGTCGCCGGGGGCCGGGTGACCGCCACCGCCGCCCATACTTTTCCCGGCTGGGTGGACATTCCCCTGGCCGAGACACTGGGCGCGGGCCTGGGCCTGCCCGCCGCTGCCCTGAACGACGCCCGCGCCGCCGCCTGGGGCGAATACGTGGCGGGCGCTGGAAAAGGCACCACAGAATTCATGTTTGTCACAGTCAGTACTGGCGTGGGTGCGGGGCTGGTGCTGGGTGGGCGCCTGCACCTGGCCGCCAACGGTCTGGACGCCGAGCTGGGCTTTGTCCAGGTGCCTGCCGTGTGGGGTGAGGGTGACCCGACCCCCCTGGGCTGCCTGGGACCGCTGGAATTCGAGACGAGCGGCACGGCCCTGGGGGCACAGGCCGCCGCGCTGGGGCTGGCCGATGCCCGCGCCCTGTGTGACGCCGCCGAGACCGGGCATGAAGCAGCGGGCGCCGCCTACGACCATTCAGCGGCGCTGCTGGCCTGGAAGTGTGCCGACGTGGCCGCGCTGCTGGGCGTGACGCGGGTGGCTCTGGGCGGCAGCGTGGGCCTGAGACCCGGTTATCTGGCGCGGGTGCGCGCGGCGCTGACCTGCTTTCCAGTGCGGTATCAACCCGAACTTGTTCACGCCGCGCTGGGGGCCGACGCGGGCCTGATAGGTGCGGCGCTGTGGGCCAGCCGGGAGGCCTGA